Within Bradymonas sediminis, the genomic segment ATCGGCGTGTACCGCATCGAAGAGCTCATCGGGGCGGGCGGGTATTCGCGCGTGTACCGCGCGCTTGATAAAACCGTCGGGCGGATGGCCGCCATTAAGATCTTGCTGCCCAGCACCGGCGAAGACGGCTACTCGGAGCGGGTGATTCAGCGCTTCGAGCGCGAGGCGCGCATCGTCGCCAACCTGCGCGACCCTCACTCGGTGCTGCTCTACGAATACGGCCAGACCGACGACGGCCTCCTCTATATGATCTTCGAGTATATCGAAGGGCATACCCTCGAGGAGATGCGCCGCCAGCAATTCGCCCTGCCCGCCCTTCGCGTCATAAAGATCCTCGAGCAAATCCTATTAAGCCTGGAGGAAGCCCACGCGCTCGGGCTGATCCACCGCGATATTAAGCCCGCAAATATTATGGTCTTCGAGCATATCGGGCGCACCGACCAGGTAAAGGTGCTCGACTTCGGCGTCGGCAAGGCCTTCGGCACCCATCCCGAGGCATCGAACCTCACCCAAACCGGAATGCTCATCGGCACCCCGCGATATATGGCCCCGGAGCAATGGTCGACCGAGGGCGTAATCTCACCCCAAACCGACATCTATAGCCTGGGACTCGTCACCTACGAATTGATCACCGGGGTGCGCGCGATCACCGCCGTCGACCCGGTCCACATCATGACGGCACACCTGAATAGCGAGCCCATCGCCCTGCCATCGGATCTGGACATCCCCTCAGGGCTTCGTCATATCGTCAACACCATGCTCCACAAGGAGCGCGGCGCGCGCTACCGAACCGTGACCCAGATTCTGGCCGATCTTCTTCGCCTCAAACCGGTCGCCGCCGAATCAAGCACGATGTTGCTGAGTAAAGCGAAGTTGCGCGGGGACGTGGTCGAGCCGACGCTCGATCCAGCAGCGGACGCGCAACTTGTCGACGCGCCCAAAACGGAAACAGCCTCGACCAGAGAACCCGCCCCGATCGAAGCTCGGCCCGCCCACCGCGAGAGTGACACCGAGGCGATCGCGGTGCCCAAGCGCCGGTGCGCCAAGACCATACGTATCGAACCAGAAGCCCAGCGCACACTAACCTCGGCACGCCCACAGCTTCCCGAAGAAATGCGGCCGCCCGAGACTCCGACCCAACCGAAGCCCCCTAAGACCAAGACGCCCTCGGCTAGAGCCGCAGCGCGCGGAGCGCTGAAACCGGAGTCACCCAAATCCCCCCGACGAAAGCTTATCTACCTGGCCCTGGGACTGGCGGTCACAACCAGCGCGATCGCCTGCATCTTAGCGCTCATCGTGACCCTATCCGCAAAAGACGCCGGACCGGGCGCCGCCCCCACGCCCACCGACCCGGCCTCCGCGGGGTCGACACCCGAGAAGTTGGCCACGTCGGGCGAGGAGCAAGAGAAACCGACTCGCCCTGCGCTCGCTCCGAAGGTGGTGCATGACGATGGCGCCCCGGCCCCCACGCCCCCGGTCGCCCCTGCCGGTTCAGCACCAAAGCCGCCAGCGACGCCACCGAGCTTTGCCCCAGCACACCTGGAACAGCCTACACTTACGTCAGCGACACCGCCGGCGCCGCAACCAGCGCCCGAGACGGAGACGGAGACGAAAACGAGCGAGAACCGCCCACTCACCAAATCAACGCCGAGGGCTGAGCCGGAGTCGACGCAAAGAAAGGAGCGCGCCAAACAACCCAAACGCGCCAAGAAGAAGACGCCCAAAGAACCGAAATTACAAATATGGGGGATCGAATGATGCGGATATCGCAACTAAGAATAGCGATCGTCGCGACGATACTATTGCTGGCATCGAGCCATCCAGCCCTCGCCGGAGGCCCATCCACACCCGATGACCCGGCGAAGATCGTCGCCGCGCAGAAACACTTCGACGAAGGGGTCGCGGCCTATCAAAGAGAAGCCTATGACGTGGCGCTGGAGGAATTTCGACAGGCCTATGATCAGGTGCCGGCCGCGGTCTTTCTCTACAATGCCGCGCGCATGGCCGAGAAACTGGAGCGCCTGGACGAATCACTCAAACTCGCCGAGCTCGCCCACTTCCAAATCGAGCGCCCCCTGCCACCGCCGCTGGTCGAGAAAACAAACGAGCTCATCGAACGCCTCAACCACTCACTTGCGAAGGCGGATGCAAAGCGGAAGAAAAATATCGCCATGAAATACACCCCTAAACCCATGGCGCAAGCGCCAACTCCGGCAGCGTCCGCCGCCGACACGGAGCGTGCCGGGCACGCCAGCGGGTGGTCGGCGCTAGGTTACTCCGGCGCGGGGATCGCGGTGGTGGGCATCGGCCTCATCGGCGCTGCGACCTATCTGGGCGCCGACGCGAGCGCGCAGCTCGACGAGCTGGCCACCGTCACCAGCGCCACCGACTACAACGAGCGGCGCGCCAATATCGAATCGCAACAATCAATGGGACAGGGATTTTTATATTCGGGGATCGCGACGGTCGCCCTCGGCGGCGCGTTCATCGCCTGGGACTTAATGAGCCCGACCGAGCGCCCATCGCGGGAGCCGAGCACGTCGGGAAACGTGTCGATCAGCGGGGTGTCTGCGAGCATCTCGGCCGACTCAACGTCGGCCGGCATCATGCTGCGCGGGGTCTATTAAAGCACCTTCAGTGAAATCGATTCTGCGCAGCCTGAAGGCCTTCGGCCAGGAAGAGCTCCGTGGCATCGCAGGCCCGCTCGATGAGGTCATCCACATCGGGGGCCTCAGCGCCGGTAAAACGACCCAGCACGAAGTCGGAAACATCACCGTGCTCCGGGCGTCCGATACCGAGGCGCACACGCTTAAAATCGCGGGTAGACATACGCGATGCAATATCACGCAACCCATTATGGCCGCCGTGGCCGCCCCCGTCTTTTAAGCGCAATTTGCCCAGATCCAGATCGATTTCGTCGTGCAAAACCAAAATATTCTCGGGCGACACCTTATAAAAGCGTGCCACACCGAGAACAGATCCTCCGGAGCGGTTCATATAGGTCTGGGGCTCGAGCAGCACGACGTCTTGGTCGGCTACTCGGCCCATCCCATAAATACCGTCAAACTTCTGAGTCGATAATCCTATCGCGTAGCGATCGGCCAGACGCTCCAGGGCCATGAACCCGATATTATGTCGAGTTCGTGCGTATTTGGCACCTGGATTACCCAATCCAACGATAAGATAGCGACTCATAATAAGGCCTACAAAGGGTCAAACGCGGAATCAGGCTTCTGCGCCTTCTGCTGCCCCCTCTGCTGCGCCTTCAGCTGCCTCGTCCTCATCCTCATCGACATCATCGAGACCGACGACGTTCTGACGCGGCATCATGACGCGAGCAACCGCGAAGTCGGTGACGTAGACCGGCTCGACGCCTTCGCCGAACTCGAGGTCGCTGGCCATACGAACATCGTTGGGTCCCATCGGGCTCACGTCGAGCTCGATCGCGACCGGGATGTTCAGCACGGAGCAACGGACTTTGATCTCAGGAGCGATCAAACGAAGTCGACCACCGGAGCGCTCGCCTTTCGCACGACCAGTCGTGACGATCGGAACCTTGACTTCGACAGGCTGTCCGTCCGGAACAACCAGGAAGTCGGCGTGCAGGAGAGCGCGCGACAGCGGCGCAACCTGGTAATCATGCAGAACCACGTTCTTGAAGGTAAGGCCTTCGCCTTCGACGTCGACCTGGAAAACGGTGTTGAGACCATGCGGTCCGTCAATCGCGTCGAGCAGCGTGGTGCGGTTGATCGAAAGGGTCATCGAATCGATACCAGGACCATAGCAGGCCACCGGAAGACGTCCAGCAGCGCGCAGACGACGTGAAGATCCTTTTCCACTTTCAGTGCGGCGCTCGGCGAGCAAAGTCGGGTGTGTTTGAGCTTCCATCAGCTTTCTCCATGTGCAGCCGGCGTTCGCGTCGACAATGCGATGCAAGCGAGCCGAAAATACAAATCAATCGATTGGAATGGCAGTCTTAAATGTTTAAGCCACGTTTCACATGCCAAGGCATGCTATTCCGCGGGTGCGAGTGGATAAATCATGCGCCCCTATAAGTAAAGAGCGAATTATCCCGTACTGACGACAAAGCATCGCCCCGGCCTCTTTTTATGTAGAGACCGGGGCGAGTACGTGAAACGATTGGTTGCCGTCGGGTATTCGGGTGCTAGGGATCGAACCTAGGATGACGGGATCAAAACCCGCTGCCTTGCCGCTTGGCTACACCCGATTAATAAGGGCCTTTAACCCTTCGTCGACGCTTGGCACAAAATGCTTTGTCCCAATCGACGCCGATGATGTAGCATGAGGTTTTCGATAATGTCAACACGTTTTTGTGTTTTTGCCCTCAAAAATTCGACCCGCAATTTTTTGCCCAACAATTTGCAAAAAACACTTGCACGCGGCCTAAAAGCTATGCTAATAGTCTCCGCCTTGATTGGGCGTATAGCTCAGCGGGAGAGCGCTTCCCTCACACGGAAGAAGTCCCTGGTTCGATCCCAGGTACGCCCACTATAGAGAACCCCGGAAGATTCCATATCTTCCGGGGTTTTTCTGTTTCCACCGCTCACGCCCCCGCGTCTCACAGCGCCCGCGCGAGGGTCTCGCGAATCGACCCTGCGTCGAGCACGCCGGCGGCGATCTCCGGGGCTACCGCCGCTAGCACGCGTGTCCAGCGTTCGGCCTCGCTCAGGGGCTCGCGCGCGTCGAGGATTCCCTGGGCTTCGAAATACTCCGCGAGCTCCAGGCGCTTCGCAGATTGAAAGCGCTTTATCTCGCCGGCGATCAGCCCCTCCAATAACTTGGTCGCGTCCCCACCGTAGTTTTCATTCAATTCAGCGACCGCGTCGATGAAATTGTCGCTGACCGCGCCCGAGTCTTCGAGATCCGCGCGGGTGACGCGCTTTCCACGGCCGACCGACCACGCCTCAAAATACGCGCCCAGTGCCTTGGCCCGTGCTTCGATCCGCGTATAGCTTGCCGCCGACACCCCGACCGCCGCTAGCGCCCCGCTTCGTTGTAGGTTTTTTAGCGCGCCCCACCGGACGATATCGGCGCGAAGCATCTGCTCAAGCTCACGCGGATCGCTGGTCAGGTACCACAAATGGGTATGACCAATGGGCGTCATCGGGTTGAGCGCCCCTCGAATGTTGAGCACATCTTTATATTGGGGGTGAGAAAGGCCCTCGGCGCTGGGAACCTCTATCTTTTCAAACGCGGGGGCGTTGGGCGCGCCATCGTCGCGGCCGGCCACAGGTTCGGCCCTAAAATCCGGCGCCCCGGTGATCGCGCCGAGATCGATAAACTCGCACGCCACGGCGCCCGCCGCGCCGACCTGGCGCCACTTCTCAACTTCGTCCTTCTGGGCGGTCAAATAGAAGATCTGGCGCCCATCGGCGGCGATCTGCACGAGGGCGTCGATGATCGCGCGGGCGCGGGCGTCGTCGCTATTTGCCAGGGTCTCGTCGAGGACCAGCGGCAATTTGGCGCCCCGCTCTAGCTGCTCAACGAACGCGACGCGCACCGCCAATAATAATTGTACGCGGGTGCCGCTGGAGAGCTCATCGAGGCTCTGCCCGACCTCATTGAGCATATCGAAGGCGCGAAACTGCGCGCCCTCACCCTCGTCGAGGTCCAGCCGGTAGCGCCCGTGGGTGATGCGGGCGAAGAGTTCGCGGGCGCGCCGAAATACCGCGGGGCGCGTGGCGTCGCGGGTCTCACGCTGCAAGAAGTCGGAGAGCACCGCGCCGGCGACGCTGCGGCTATTCGCGGCGAGATCTTCTGCCAACGCGTCGAGGGCCGCGTGATAGTCGGCGCGCCTTTGCTCAAGGGCGGTCGATTTTTTGGCGTCCTCGACGCGCGCCTCGATCCGCGCGATCTGGCTCATCACTGCGTCTCTTTGGGCCGCGGGGCCCGACAGCTCAACGATCTCCTGGGCCAGACGCCCGGGGCCGCCCTCGAGCAGGTCGGGTGCATAGCCGGGCTGGGCCTCCAGACGCGTGCGCACATTCCGAAGGCGCGCGTGGGCGGCGAGTGATTCCTCCCGAGCAGCTTCGTAATCAGCGCGCTGCGCGCAAAGTGCGTCGATCGCCCGCCCCATATCGGCATCATTGATATCGGGCGCGGCGCCGGATTCCGCGATCAGTTGAAGCCGCGCAAGCAGAACCTTCGATTCATCGAGCGCCTGCGATCGCCTCTCTCGCTGCTCAATCAACGCGTCCTGCATATTCTTGCGCTCGCGCAGATCTTGCCCCAATGCCCGCGCGCCCTTCTCAAGGGCGCGGGTCTGCGCCTGGGCGCTGGCAAGATCCGGTGCGTCCGCGACCTCAGCGGGCAAATAGGGGCGAATCGCTGCGTGGAAGTCTTCAAGATTCTGCTCAAATGATGCGCTCTTTTGCCCGAATACAGCCGCACTCGCGCTGGCCTGCATGCGCGCCCGCTGCCAGGCTTCGATATGCGAGATGAGCCAGGCCAATTCAGCTGCTTCGTCGCCAAAGCCTAAGATATATTGCCCGCCAAAATGCAGGTCTAGATTCAGCCCAACACGCGCGGCCAGCGCGTCGCGCTCCTGGTGAAGCGCGCGCTGCTTCTGCTCGGTGGCCTGAAATGCCTCCATCTCTTGGGACCAGCGCGACGCCTTCTCAACATCGTTGGTGGCGCTCGCGATGAGCTGCTCGATCTCATCGAGCCGCTGCTCGACCGCGTCTGGTCCCCAGGCTTCGGGGGCGGCAAGCCCCGAGCGCTCAAACGCGCGCCGGTGCGTCTCGCGTTGGCGCCGCTGCTCCAGGGCACCGCGATCTTGCGCGCGAAGTGAACTCAGCACCCGCGACGCCGCGCCGAAAAGCCCGCCAAATATGAGCGCCGCGACCAGCAAGACCGGCCACGCGGAGTGCCCGCCATACACCCAGACAATGCACGCGATCGCCGCCAGGATCGTCGCGATAAGCGACACGATGCGCCCGACCTGCGCCCACTTTCGCGCGTCCTGAGTCGCCGGCCCCTGGGAACCATCGCCCCGACCGCGCAGCCACGCCCGAAGTTGGCGCGCCGCGTCGCGCAGACTCTCGAGGCGCGCAGCGTCAGCCCCGTTCGCGCCGGTGAGGATCCCGCGCAGCTTCTTATACGCCCACACCTCCCCCGCCACGCGATCGAAGCGCCGGGCCAGGTCGCTAAACGCTCTCAGGTCTTCGGCTGAAATGGTGTCGAGCGAAGATGGCTCGACCGTCGCGCTGATTAGGCGCCACGCCTCGTCGGCCTTCGCCTGGGCCTCGATAACCTCGGCCTGGGCCGCCGCGCGCTCGCTCGCCACGCGCTCGATCTCGCGCAGATACCCGTCGAGCGTTGGCACGACGCTATCGAGGATCTTCGCCTCGACATCCGCCGCCTCAAGCGTCGGGCGCGACAACGGGCTCTTCGCGACCCGCTCACTCAACGCGTTATAGCGGCGCATCGTGCTATCTTCTGCCGCGTCCGCCTCGCGCACCCGCGCGCGCAGCGCGTCCAACCGTTCGGCCTCATCGCCGCGAACCTGCGCCATGGCCTCCGGAAACACCAACAGCCGCTCCCGGGCCGCCACGCTGAGCGCCTCGGCTTCGCCAAATTCGACCGCAACCCGAAGCAACGCGATACGCTGCTGGGCGGCGTCTGCGACCGCCAAGCGCCGCCGCAGCTCCGACAATCGCCCCGCCTCGCGACGAAGTTCGTCCTGGGCATCCTGTGCCTCGCCCAGTCGCGCGCGGACTTTCTCGACCTTTCGATTATTCGCCCGCTTCGAATACGAATAGCCGAGCGCGCTCGCCGCCGCCGCGACATCATAGCCCCCGGCCGATTCGCGGGCGATAAACGCCGCAAAGCCCTCGTCTTTTCCGTCGAGCAGATCCCGAAGCCCCAGATAATAACGATCGCGCGACTCCTGCGGCGCCAGCCCGGGCCCGTGGCCCCGATCCCGGCCATTTAGCTGGTAGCGAACCCGCCCGGCGTCAAAGTCCACGCGCCAATCAGCACCCGCGAGCCGAAATTGCCCGGCAACCTCGGCGCGCCCGAGCGTAGGATCCTGGGGCCACAGGAGCGTCATAATCGCCTGGGCGAGCGTGGTCTTCCCGGCCGCGTTGGGCCCGTAGATGATATTGATGCCCGCGCATAACCCGTTGATCTCAAAGCGAGAAGAGCGAAACGACCGCGCGCGATAGATCGCGATCTTCTCGAATACAAGGCCGGGCGCATGCTCCGACTGCCCCGGGATGCGGGTCCCCAATGCCTCGGTCATTTGCGCCCCCCTTTGCCCACCGATGGATGCGCGTCGGCGCCATATTTTTGGGATAAAAGCTCCTCCAACAGGCGCACGCCTTCCACCTGCACGAGGCGATGCGCGGCGGCGTCGTCAACCTCAGCGCTCGCGATTTGCTCCGAGAGCAACGGGCCAAACGCGTTGGCGCGATGCACCTGCGAGATTTCGTGACGCAGTTTCGCAAAGAGCGGCTGGAATTGCGCGCTCACCTCGCCCGCCTCAAGCTCAACCAACAGGCGCGCGAGCAGCGCGGGCGGGTCATTGCCGCGCGCGATCTCCCGAAGGTCAAGGGCGGGACGCGTGTGAATTTCGATCTTTTCGACCCGCGCCATGATATCGTCGACGGGCAACTCGAAGTCCTCGACCACCCGCGCGCAAAGCCGCTCGATCTCGGCCCGATAGGGGGTACTCCCCACCAATTTAAGCCGGATCATCGCGCGCTCGGGCAAATACCCGGAGCCCGCGGACGCCCTCGCCTCCCGAATCCATCCGTGCAATTCGCCACGAATCGCGTCCATCATCAACTTCTCAAAATCATCCACGCCCTGCATTGGGCCCAGGTCGACCTCGACGCCGGCATAGCGCACCGACGCCAACGCGACCTGATAGGCACGCGCGGGGCGATCGGGCGAGACCTCGACGATCCACGGGCCATGCACGCCGGGCTCTCCCGGGTCCAGTGGCTGCGGTGAGCCGGGATATAGCACAAGACTTCCGCCGCTCGTCCGGGTTTCGGTCGGTCGATGAATATGCCCCAGGAGCCAGGCCGAAAACCCGTAAGCCCCCAACTCGCTGCTCATCACCGGCGCGTAGCGACTCGCCCGCTGGTCGAGATCGGCGTGAAGAATCCCAATCGTTGGCGTCCCAACGGACGCCAGGCCGGCAAACCCCTCCAGCGGAGACTGTGGATAATGCTGACGCGGAAAGGACCAGCCCACCAGGCGCAAGATGGGTTTTCCGTCACGCTCAAAAACCCGCGACTCCCAACTTCCCCCTCGCCCCAAAAGATAAAACATCCCGGAGTCGACCGCATCGGCGACTCGCGGAAGCACGTCGAAGTCATGGTTTCCAGAAACCGCGAAGGTCGGAATTCCGGCCTGGCCAAGGCGCCGAAGCCCTTGCTCAAGCGGGCCGATCGCCTCGAAAAATCGATTCTCCCGATCCACGACATCGCCGGTGAGCACGACCAGGTCGACCGCCTCGTCGATCGCGCACTCCACGGTACGCGCCCAGATATGCGCCACCGATAAGTTCGACGGGTTCCCATCAACACGGCTGGGATACCGGCCAAGATGCAGGTCTCCAGCGCATAGAATTTTGACGAGACCCTCGGGCATACACAACTCCAGCTACAGCGCACCTGATTGACGCGGCGATTCTATGGGCTGCGTCGCTTATTTCAAAGCAGGCAATCGACGCAGCGAGGACGCGAGCGCCCCCAAAGCCACCCCATACGATCACTCCGGCGGCGCGACGTCGCTCCACAACAAAAAGCTCGCCGGCGGATTCCTCCGCCGGCGAGCATGAATGATGTCCTCTTTGCCGACTAAACGGCGACAGCCCCTCGTGATTAGAGCTTATAATTATAGCCAACGAGGAAGCTAAATCCGGTGTTCATCACCTCAAGACCGCCGTCCATATCAGACGCTTTATTGCTCTGGGTAAGCGAGCGGTCATAACGCAGGTCCAAGCTCAGCGCCCCGGGACCGGTGGCGAAGTCAACGCCCACGCCGGCAGCCACGCCGATATCGAGCCTTTCGACATCCTCCGCGTCGATATCCTTGGTGTCATCGCCGGCCTTGGTGCTCCCCGACAGGAAATAGCCAAACGTCGGGCCGACCAGCACCTTGGGCGTCACGGAGCCGCCCACCGGCAGCGCGAGGCGCGCGAGGACCGGGACCTGCAAATAGTTCGTGGTCGCCGTCGACTCGATATTGAACGGACCGGCCTCCGCCTTAAGCGTGGCGCCGTATTGCTTGAAAAGAATCTCGGGCTGAATGCCCAGGAAGGGGTTAAACTCGACCACCGCGCGCAGACCGCCACCGAAGCCCAGCGTGGACTCGGTATGGTCAGCGAACTCATCAGCGACGTCGCTATCGTCGGCAGAATACGCATGGGAGCTATAATTTAGCATCCCCACCACGCCGATCTGAGCGCCCCCGGAATTTGAGCGACTGGAGGTGACATCCTGAGCAAAGGCGTTGGCGCCAGCAAGCGTAATCAGCGAAGCGGCAAGACACATCGTAACTTTACGCATTTTACAAATCCCTCTTATAAAAACAGCTGAATACAAAAACAGAACTCGTTGGACACCCAAAACGCCGGTGCCTCACGCTTAGCAACAATCTTTCGCGCGGTTTATTCGATTATTTTACAAATAATTCGGATACCATCCAGGCGCCGCGCTCGTCGGCGCCGGACTTTTGGTGAAAAAAGAGGCGGCAATTCGGCACAAAAAAGCCCGCCCCGCGCATCATGCGCGGGGCGGGCTTTTTTGCGTCGCGGTCAAGACCTTAACGCGTGGCGCGTGACGCGTGACGCGCCGGGATGATTAGAAGGTCACTTCAATCGTCCACTCGTTAAGCGTACCAGCGTCGTATTTCGACTCGTCCCACATATAAAGTTCGTAGGTTCCCTGAGCCTCAAGGCCCTGGAACTCCTCGACGACATAGGTGCGTTTCTCGAAGGCGCCGGAGGTGTTGCTCGCCTCCTCAAGGATGACGATATCGCTACCGTTGGGGTGGACGAGCATCAGGTCCAGGTCGCCCTGGTAGGCGTGCGTGATGTCGACCGTCACGGTGAACTCGGAGATGGCGCCGAAGTCTTCGACGTCGATGGTGCTGACGGCGCCGTTGGAGTCGTTGTCCGGAATCTCGAGCGCTTCGGAGTTCGTGTAGGTCTTGGTGTTGCTGTCTTCCTGACACGCTGCGCTCTCGGCGCACACGTCGTCCTCGCAGTCTGCGAAGCCGTTGCCGTCATTGTCGATGCCGTCGCCGCAAATCTCGACCTTCGGCTCGATTTCGGGCAGGTCGGCGACGCGACCGGAGCCGTATTCGGCGACATATTTCTGCGAGATATAGCCGTAGCCGTCTCCGTTGGGGTTCTCGCTGCCGAAGCTGCCGGTGCCCCAGCTATTCTTGAAGATGAAGAAGCCCTTCTCCACCATCGGCTCGCCGTTCTCGTCGAGCATCACTTTGCCGTCTTTGTCGAGACGCTCGACTTCGAGGGTGTCGTCCCAACCGACCAGAAGGATCGAGTGACCCGCGCGGTTCTTGAGGCTCTCGCGGCGGTCATCTTCGTTCGGATACAGCACATACCCTTTGCGCGAGTAGCCGCTGTTGACCTTGAGCGGCGACGCGCCGTGGTTCCACGACTGATAGAAGAAATCCAGCCCGACGATGACCGCCTGGCCCTTCTGGGTCATGAACGCTTTGATATCGTCGGTGCGCGTGGACAGCCAGCGACCGGTCGGAAGCGTGAACTTCTCGGCTTCTGCGGCCTCGGCCGGCGGCTCACCGTTGGTGTAGCAACGCGTGGGGCGCTTGTCCCCGGTGCACTCGGGGTCATTGCTGGTCGACCAGGCGCGCGACTCATAGGGCCACACATCCTCTTCGACCACGCCGAATCGGCTGATCGCCTCAAGGTTTTTGGCGCCGGTGGAGCCTTCCGTATTCCGGAACGATCCGACCTCGAATTTCGCCGACCACTGCAGATATTGCTCCGAGAAGTCCGGCGTCAGATAGGTGCCCTCTTTAATATAGAGATGCTCCATCAGGCCGATGGTCGAGAAGACCGAGCAAACGCCACGGCCGCCCTGGTTTTGCACCGGCGACTGCAGGACCACCAGATCTTCAAATTTCGGCGGATAGACCGCGTCCGCCTTTCCCTCGGTGGGCAGCTCGCTATTGTCCGGCGCGCCTTGCAGCAGCGTGTCGCGCGGGGTCAGCGGCGGGGCAATGATCCCTTCCTGGTCGACGACATTGTTGTCGACCGAATCGTCGGCGCAGGCACCCAGCGACAGAGCGAGCGCCAAGCCAAGGAAATAAAAACGGTTATTGAAGTTCATGGGTTCTCCCTAAATGGGCTATATTAAACTAAAAAGTAGGT encodes:
- a CDS encoding 50S ribosomal protein L25 yields the protein MEAQTHPTLLAERRTESGKGSSRRLRAAGRLPVACYGPGIDSMTLSINRTTLLDAIDGPHGLNTVFQVDVEGEGLTFKNVVLHDYQVAPLSRALLHADFLVVPDGQPVEVKVPIVTTGRAKGERSGGRLRLIAPEIKVRCSVLNIPVAIELDVSPMGPNDVRMASDLEFGEGVEPVYVTDFAVARVMMPRQNVVGLDDVDEDEDEAAEGAAEGAAEGAEA
- a CDS encoding ATP-binding protein, with translation MTEALGTRIPGQSEHAPGLVFEKIAIYRARSFRSSRFEINGLCAGINIIYGPNAAGKTTLAQAIMTLLWPQDPTLGRAEVAGQFRLAGADWRVDFDAGRVRYQLNGRDRGHGPGLAPQESRDRYYLGLRDLLDGKDEGFAAFIARESAGGYDVAAAASALGYSYSKRANNRKVEKVRARLGEAQDAQDELRREAGRLSELRRRLAVADAAQQRIALLRVAVEFGEAEALSVAARERLLVFPEAMAQVRGDEAERLDALRARVREADAAEDSTMRRYNALSERVAKSPLSRPTLEAADVEAKILDSVVPTLDGYLREIERVASERAAAQAEVIEAQAKADEAWRLISATVEPSSLDTISAEDLRAFSDLARRFDRVAGEVWAYKKLRGILTGANGADAARLESLRDAARQLRAWLRGRGDGSQGPATQDARKWAQVGRIVSLIATILAAIACIVWVYGGHSAWPVLLVAALIFGGLFGAASRVLSSLRAQDRGALEQRRQRETHRRAFERSGLAAPEAWGPDAVEQRLDEIEQLIASATNDVEKASRWSQEMEAFQATEQKQRALHQERDALAARVGLNLDLHFGGQYILGFGDEAAELAWLISHIEAWQRARMQASASAAVFGQKSASFEQNLEDFHAAIRPYLPAEVADAPDLASAQAQTRALEKGARALGQDLRERKNMQDALIEQRERRSQALDESKVLLARLQLIAESGAAPDINDADMGRAIDALCAQRADYEAAREESLAAHARLRNVRTRLEAQPGYAPDLLEGGPGRLAQEIVELSGPAAQRDAVMSQIARIEARVEDAKKSTALEQRRADYHAALDALAEDLAANSRSVAGAVLSDFLQRETRDATRPAVFRRARELFARITHGRYRLDLDEGEGAQFRAFDMLNEVGQSLDELSSGTRVQLLLAVRVAFVEQLERGAKLPLVLDETLANSDDARARAIIDALVQIAADGRQIFYLTAQKDEVEKWRQVGAAGAVACEFIDLGAITGAPDFRAEPVAGRDDGAPNAPAFEKIEVPSAEGLSHPQYKDVLNIRGALNPMTPIGHTHLWYLTSDPRELEQMLRADIVRWGALKNLQRSGALAAVGVSAASYTRIEARAKALGAYFEAWSVGRGKRVTRADLEDSGAVSDNFIDAVAELNENYGGDATKLLEGLIAGEIKRFQSAKRLELAEYFEAQGILDAREPLSEAERWTRVLAAVAPEIAAGVLDAGSIRETLARAL
- a CDS encoding metallophosphoesterase family protein, whose protein sequence is MPEGLVKILCAGDLHLGRYPSRVDGNPSNLSVAHIWARTVECAIDEAVDLVVLTGDVVDRENRFFEAIGPLEQGLRRLGQAGIPTFAVSGNHDFDVLPRVADAVDSGMFYLLGRGGSWESRVFERDGKPILRLVGWSFPRQHYPQSPLEGFAGLASVGTPTIGILHADLDQRASRYAPVMSSELGAYGFSAWLLGHIHRPTETRTSGGSLVLYPGSPQPLDPGEPGVHGPWIVEVSPDRPARAYQVALASVRYAGVEVDLGPMQGVDDFEKLMMDAIRGELHGWIREARASAGSGYLPERAMIRLKLVGSTPYRAEIERLCARVVEDFELPVDDIMARVEKIEIHTRPALDLREIARGNDPPALLARLLVELEAGEVSAQFQPLFAKLRHEISQVHRANAFGPLLSEQIASAEVDDAAAHRLVQVEGVRLLEELLSQKYGADAHPSVGKGGRK
- a CDS encoding serine/threonine-protein kinase, with protein sequence MNRGLDLIGRQIGVYRIEELIGAGGYSRVYRALDKTVGRMAAIKILLPSTGEDGYSERVIQRFEREARIVANLRDPHSVLLYEYGQTDDGLLYMIFEYIEGHTLEEMRRQQFALPALRVIKILEQILLSLEEAHALGLIHRDIKPANIMVFEHIGRTDQVKVLDFGVGKAFGTHPEASNLTQTGMLIGTPRYMAPEQWSTEGVISPQTDIYSLGLVTYELITGVRAITAVDPVHIMTAHLNSEPIALPSDLDIPSGLRHIVNTMLHKERGARYRTVTQILADLLRLKPVAAESSTMLLSKAKLRGDVVEPTLDPAADAQLVDAPKTETASTREPAPIEARPAHRESDTEAIAVPKRRCAKTIRIEPEAQRTLTSARPQLPEEMRPPETPTQPKPPKTKTPSARAAARGALKPESPKSPRRKLIYLALGLAVTTSAIACILALIVTLSAKDAGPGAAPTPTDPASAGSTPEKLATSGEEQEKPTRPALAPKVVHDDGAPAPTPPVAPAGSAPKPPATPPSFAPAHLEQPTLTSATPPAPQPAPETETETKTSENRPLTKSTPRAEPESTQRKERAKQPKRAKKKTPKEPKLQIWGIE
- the pth gene encoding aminoacyl-tRNA hydrolase, which produces MMSRYLIVGLGNPGAKYARTRHNIGFMALERLADRYAIGLSTQKFDGIYGMGRVADQDVVLLEPQTYMNRSGGSVLGVARFYKVSPENILVLHDEIDLDLGKLRLKDGGGHGGHNGLRDIASRMSTRDFKRVRLGIGRPEHGDVSDFVLGRFTGAEAPDVDDLIERACDATELFLAEGLQAAQNRFH
- a CDS encoding porin family protein; this encodes MRKVTMCLAASLITLAGANAFAQDVTSSRSNSGGAQIGVVGMLNYSSHAYSADDSDVADEFADHTESTLGFGGGLRAVVEFNPFLGIQPEILFKQYGATLKAEAGPFNIESTATTNYLQVPVLARLALPVGGSVTPKVLVGPTFGYFLSGSTKAGDDTKDIDAEDVERLDIGVAAGVGVDFATGPGALSLDLRYDRSLTQSNKASDMDGGLEVMNTGFSFLVGYNYKL